The Burkholderia ambifaria AMMD genome contains the following window.
TCGCCAGGCTCGCCGAAGCCACGTTGCAGTCGTTGCCGTAAGCAGTCCCATTCGTCATTCAGGAGAGCAGACCGATGAGCAAGGATCTTCGATTACCGACGTACGATCAGTTTCTCGAATACCGCGCGACCGTCATCCGGGCGATCGCGCTCGCATGGCATTCCCCGGCATTTCTCGACGAACTCGAGAACGATCCGGTCAACGCATTGCGCGAGCATTTCGACTATCACTTTCCATTCAAGCTCGACCTGAAGGTGCAGATCAAATCGTCGGCGTGGACGCCGACCGTCAACGGCGACTGGACCGCCGGCCACAAAAACAAGCTGACGCTGTATTTGCCGCCCGCGCCGGCGGACGAGGCGCAATTCGCGCAGGCGCTGGCCGCGTACAACGCGAACCACATCACCATCATGGAATGACTTCGGGGAAACCGACATGGCAAAGGACAACGCTAATCCGACGCTCGAATCGATGCTGGAGTTTCAGAAGGTCTATCTGCGTGCGATCGCGCTTTCATGGCGGGACCCGGCATTCAAGCGCGAACTGCTGGACAAGCCGCTGGATACACTCGCGAAATACTTCGGCTACCAGTGTCCGTGGATCCTCGACATCGAGATCGAGAAGACGCACGGCGATCATGGCTGGACGAGCGACGGGAAAGGCGGCGGGAGCTGGAACCTGCCGCGCAACGTGATGACGGTCGGCATACCGGAGCAACCGACGAATCTTGACGAGGAGGCCGTTGCGCTCGCGGCGTACTGCGACGCGGGGCCGTGTTACCTGTTCACCTGCTGCTGATCCGGCGCGGCCGAGCCGCGTACCCCACGCGCGGCCCCGGGGCGGTTGCCCGGGCCGCGCGACGTTTTTCCGACCCGCCGCACGGAACCAGACGATGCTCGATGACCTTTCGCGCGTGTTGCGCTTCAAGCCGCATTTGCTCGTGCTCGATGCGGGGCCCGAGACCCTGTTCGTCGTCGACGAGTTCAAGCGCACGATGCTGTCCGGTGCGATCTTCGTGCGGATCGCCGCGTGCCTGCGGGCGCGCATGACGACCGCCGAGATCGTGACGACGCTTGCCGGCACGTTCGGCGAATGGGACGTGCTCGCGCGGCTCGACCACCTGGTGCGCCGCGGCTACGTGCGCGCCGATCCGCCGCACGACGACGATGCCGCGCGCGGCTTCTTCGAGCGCGCCGGGCTCGACGGTGACGCGGCTTGCGCGCGCGTCGTTCAACTGCGCGTCGCGGTCGAGGCGTTCGGTGCCGACGATGCGGCGCTCCGGCGCGCGCTCGACACGGCCGGCATCGATGTCGTGCCGGACGCCGAACTGACCGTCGCGATCGCCGATACGCACGATCGCGACGATCTCGCCGCGTGCGCCGAGCGCGTGGCGGCGCGCGGCGGGGCATTGCTCCTTGTGGCGGCCGGTGGCGTGCAGACGCTGATCGGGCCGTTGCTGGCCGGCGGCGGCGCGCTGGCCGATGCGCCGTGCATCGAATGCGTGCGCTACTGGATTCGCATCAACCGGCCGGTCGAGACACTGCTTGCGCGCCATCACGGCAGCGCGGCAACGCGTCTGCCGCCGGCCGCGTCGCGTGCCGGCGCCGCTGCCGCCGCGGCGTTCGTGGCGGCGACGGTCGAGCAGATCGCGGTCAACCGCACGATAGCGGAACGTTCGCAAACGCATATCGTGGCGCAGCGCATCGATACGTTGACCGTCGAACGGCACCGCGTGATCAGGCGTCCGCAATGCCCGTGCTGCGGCAAACCCGCATGGATGCGCGAGCAGGCGGCGCGTGCGCCGCGGCTCGCCGATCATGCGCCGTTGACGCGCGCCGACGGCGGCTACCGTACCGCCGACCCGCAACAGGTGTTCGAGCGTTATGCCCATCTGATCTCGCCGGTCAGTGGCGCGATCGCGTATCTGCACCCGATGCCGAAGCGGCACGCGGGCCTGCGCAAGGTCTATGCGTCGGGCTTTCTCGTGTGCCCGGCCGCCGTACCGGGCAGCAACCGGTTCGACAGGATTTGCTCCGGCAAGGGCCGCACCGACGAGCAAGCCCGCGTGAGCGCGCTATGCGAAGCGCTCGAACGATTCAGCAGCGTGTATCAGGGCGACGAGGCGAGGCTGACCGGCAGCATGGAAAGCCTGCTCGCCGATCAGGCTTGCGACGCCGAGCCCATCCACGTGAATGAGCTTCAGCAGTTCAGCGAACGGCAATTCGCGGCGCGCGACGCGATCAACGCATTGACCCGCGATGTCCGCAAGCAGGTGCCGCCGCGCTTCACGTCGCGCGACGTGATCGACTGGACGCCTGCATGGTCGCTCGTGAGCGGCCGGCGCCGCCTCGTGCCGCTGAGTTACTGCTATGCGGAAACGCCGGACAGTGCACAGGCGCCGGCCGCGTGCGTGCACAACCCCAACGGCTGCGCGGCGGGTTCGAGCATCGACGAGGCGATTCTGCAAGGCATGCTCGAGTTGATCGAGCGCGATGCGGTCGCGATCTGGTGGTACAACCGGCTTGCACGCCCCGGCATCGATCTCGCGAGCTTCGATGATTCGTATTTCGATGCGCTCGTGCGCGAATACGCGACGCTCGGGTGGCGTTTGTGGGCGCTCGACATCACCACCGATCTCGAGGTGCCGACCGTGGCCGCGCTCGCGGAAAATCCGCAAGACGGGCGCTTCTCGATCGGTTTCGGCTGCCATCCGGACGGTCGGATCGCGGTGCAGCGGGCACTGACCGAAGTCAACCAGTTGCTCGATGTCGCCGCGGATGCGCCGCATCCGTGGGACCGCGACAAGCTCCCGGCAACCGGATTTTTGTATCCGGCGGCCGGCGCGCGTGCAACGACGCGTTCGACTTGGGAACCGGTCGAGGCCGCGTCGCTACCGGCAGCGCTCGCGCATTGCATCGGGCGCATCGCGGCGGCCGGCATGGACGTGCTCGTCGTCGACAAGACGCGGCCCGACATCGGCTTGTCCGTGGTGCAGGTCATCGCGCCGGGGCTGTGTCATTTCTGGCCGCGGTTCGGCGCGCGACGGTTGTATTCGGTGCCGGTCGAACGCGGTTGGCGTGCGCAGCCGTGCGACGAGATGGAGCTGAATCCGGCGCTGCTGTTTCTGTGACATGACCGCGGGCGCGTCGGCGTCGGCGGCGGCGGAACGCGCCGGGCGGACCGATTCGGCCCGCCCGGTGCCGCCGGGCACCGCGTGCGGATCATGCCCCGGCCATGTCGAGGTGCCCGTTCGGCATTACTGGCTGATGATGGTGAGGTACGCATCCCAGGTGACGTAGCCCTTCAGTTGCGCGTGCCGGTCGTAAATGGCGGCGACGAACGCATACGTTTCGTTGTTGCCGGGGCAGAGCACGGTCGCTTTCGCGTAGTAGTCCGCGCGTGCTTCCTCGTTCACGGTGTTGTTATCGGGCCAGCCCCGCGCCGGATAGGGCTCCGTGCTGTTGTCGGTGAGGTACGAAACGTAGCCGAGCAGATTGGCGGTCTTCGGAACGAAGTTATACAAGAAGCACTTGTATTCGGCCGTGCCGGTCAGCGACACGGTACGCCAGCGGATCACGTCGTCGACCTGGGCCTTGATCCGCAGATTGCTGCCGCCTTCGCCCTCGTTCTGTCCCGACGTCGTGCCCTGGCCGAAGCCGTACGCCGCATTCGCCAGCGTGGTGATCATGTACACGGTATCGGGATTGTTGCCGAGCGACGTTGGCTGGTCCGGATGCTGGCTGAGCGAGTTGTTGTTGCTCTTCAGGATCTCGTCGACATCGAACGCGATCAGCACATCGACGATTTTGAAGGTATCCAAGATCTTGGGCATG
Protein-coding sequences here:
- a CDS encoding BMA_0021/BMA_0022 family TOMM bacteriocin — its product is MSKDLRLPTYDQFLEYRATVIRAIALAWHSPAFLDELENDPVNALREHFDYHFPFKLDLKVQIKSSAWTPTVNGDWTAGHKNKLTLYLPPAPADEAQFAQALAAYNANHITIME
- a CDS encoding BMA_0021/BMA_0022 family TOMM bacteriocin — protein: MAKDNANPTLESMLEFQKVYLRAIALSWRDPAFKRELLDKPLDTLAKYFGYQCPWILDIEIEKTHGDHGWTSDGKGGGSWNLPRNVMTVGIPEQPTNLDEEAVALAAYCDAGPCYLFTCC
- a CDS encoding TOMM precursor leader peptide-binding protein, which produces MLDDLSRVLRFKPHLLVLDAGPETLFVVDEFKRTMLSGAIFVRIAACLRARMTTAEIVTTLAGTFGEWDVLARLDHLVRRGYVRADPPHDDDAARGFFERAGLDGDAACARVVQLRVAVEAFGADDAALRRALDTAGIDVVPDAELTVAIADTHDRDDLAACAERVAARGGALLLVAAGGVQTLIGPLLAGGGALADAPCIECVRYWIRINRPVETLLARHHGSAATRLPPAASRAGAAAAAAFVAATVEQIAVNRTIAERSQTHIVAQRIDTLTVERHRVIRRPQCPCCGKPAWMREQAARAPRLADHAPLTRADGGYRTADPQQVFERYAHLISPVSGAIAYLHPMPKRHAGLRKVYASGFLVCPAAVPGSNRFDRICSGKGRTDEQARVSALCEALERFSSVYQGDEARLTGSMESLLADQACDAEPIHVNELQQFSERQFAARDAINALTRDVRKQVPPRFTSRDVIDWTPAWSLVSGRRRLVPLSYCYAETPDSAQAPAACVHNPNGCAAGSSIDEAILQGMLELIERDAVAIWWYNRLARPGIDLASFDDSYFDALVREYATLGWRLWALDITTDLEVPTVAALAENPQDGRFSIGFGCHPDGRIAVQRALTEVNQLLDVAADAPHPWDRDKLPATGFLYPAAGARATTRSTWEPVEAASLPAALAHCIGRIAAAGMDVLVVDKTRPDIGLSVVQVIAPGLCHFWPRFGARRLYSVPVERGWRAQPCDEMELNPALLFL
- a CDS encoding AidA/PixA family protein, translated to MPKILDTFKIVDVLIAFDVDEILKSNNNSLSQHPDQPTSLGNNPDTVYMITTLANAAYGFGQGTTSGQNEGEGGSNLRIKAQVDDVIRWRTVSLTGTAEYKCFLYNFVPKTANLLGYVSYLTDNSTEPYPARGWPDNNTVNEEARADYYAKATVLCPGNNETYAFVAAIYDRHAQLKGYVTWDAYLTIISQ